The sequence GTGAATGGAAGGATGTTCTTTTCGCATCCCCTTGGTCATTTTTGTTTCTAGGTCGTCGGGTAGCTTGTCGGCGACCGCAGAGGTTCATAGTGTTGGGTTTCCAATCTTCGTTGGTTTGAAGGTTGGAGGTGTCAGATTTGTCTTcctattttctttgtttctatCGGCTCGGGGATGGCCAATGTGCTTTTATCTGCATAGATGCGTCTTAGGTGTAGTTACACGGTGTTGGATGATGTGACTTTACCAAGGTTTGGAGTTTCCCATCGATGGAGCAACAGGAGGATTTGGTGGGTGGCTTTTTTGCGTCAAAATGAACTGGAGACATGAAGGAAGATGAACAGGACCTAAAAGGGCTTTGttgtaattttaatttttttcaaggaTCCTTTATGTCACTTGAATGTATGGGGGTGTTTCTGTGCTGGAAAATTAATGAAATCCCTCCCCTTTTCCGGAACAAAAAAAAGAATGGACTCCGACAGGTGCAGACGCTGAGCTTACTTGGGCTGCCTGCCTGCGCCTGGTCCGCCGGACCCCGAGCCCAGCCGAGCCGCACCAGTTGGCCGTGTCAGTTGAACAACCACCAACCCCTGTGCTTTAATGCGACCATCATCAATTCACTCGCCCGCCACTGCAgcatcctcttcttctcctcctactTTACATTACCACCACCAGTCCACCACCTTCACTCGGCTCGGCGCGCTGCTACAGGCTTTGCTGGTGTCTGCGTTCCTTACTGGCCCTCGGCGGCGGCAAGCGTACGTCGGGATGGGCGCCGCGACGCGGTCGGCATTGGCGTCAACCGGCCGTGTGGCGAACGAGGCCGTCAGCTTCGTGGTGTTCATGTTGCTGGACGTGCTCGAGGTGCTGTTGTGCATCGTCTACAAGGTGGCGGACTACGTCGTCGAGGGAGCGTGGCGGCCGTGCTACTGCTCGCGGtcgtcctcggcgtcggcggcggcgggggcgacgGGGAAGATCGTCGTGTCGGAGCGGGGAGGGTCCAAGGTGGTCAGCATGCTGTCGGCCACCAGGCTGCACCTGGAGGACATCTCCGACACGCTCTACACGCGCCCGTCCGTGCtcgcctgcgccgccgccaccgcgtcGGCGTCGTCGTCCTCACCAAGGCGGAGCGTGAGGGTGCCGTCCACACCAGCGGGGGTCACCGTGCACTCCGCCATCGTGCAGATGCTGCGGGGCAAGATCGGCGTCGGCGACGGCAAGCACAAGCCGTACCCGTCGACGCGGTGGTCCGACTGCCACTGCGCCAACTGCAACCCGGCCGACACCGACCGCCTCTTCGTCCACGTCGAGGCGCCGCAAGGTACGTCACGCTTCACGCACCCGTCCGCCATTAACACGCACGGCTCGGCAGCAACAAGGTTCACCTCTCTCACCACCCGCCATTAACCCATGATGGCTCGCCAGACGGCGCGGCGACGGAGGAGGACGTGCTGTTCATCCACGGGTTCATCTCGTCGTCGGGGTTCTGGACGGAGACGGTGCTCCCCAACGTGAGCCCGGAggcgcgcgcgcggcggcggctgtTCGCCGTGGACCTCCTCGGGTTCGGGCGCAGCCCCAAGCCGGCGGACTCGCTGTACACGCTGCGGGAGCACGTGGAGATGATCGAGCGCTCCGTCATCGAGCGGCACGGGGTGAAGTCGTTCCACATCGTCGCGCACTCGCTCGGCTCCAtcctcgcgctcgcgctcgccGTCAAGTACCCCGCCGCGGTCAAGTCCCTCACCCTCGTCGCGCCGGTACGCCCCCGCCTGATCTGACGATTTTCCCGCGTGTTCTGGCGCTAGTATTCTCACATCAAACCGTGGCTGGGCTGTGGGTCGCAGCCGTACTTCCCGGTGCCGCGAGGGGAGGTGGGCACGCAGTACGTGCTCCGGAAGGTGGCACCGCGGCGGGTGTGGCCGCCGATCGCGTTCGGGGCCTCGGTGGCGTGCTGGTACGAACACCTCAGCCGCGCCGTCAGCATCGTGCTCTGCAAGCACCACCGCCTCTGGGAGCTCGCCTTCCGGGTCTTCACCCTCTACAGGTAAACCAAATTTACCAAGTGCAAAATCCAAATTCACCTTGAATTCACCATCAGCTAACGCGTGACATCATCTGCAAACAAAATCGTATGTACCAAGAGTACAATTTATCATTCTTCCGTTGGAAAAGAATTTTGATGTGCATATGTGTAGCTAAATTAGGCCAGCGACCAGCTCAACAACATTTTCTTGCATCGTTGCAGCGGTTTTGGGAGTTGTTTGGGCTTTGCCGCTTGGCCATCTTCCATTGGGCGGCTTTCATAAATCAGTGGGAATTAAGCGAGCTCGTAGGTAGAGGAACTCGCATTAAGATCTCAGGATACTACTTGTATACTAAGGGGTGTTTGGCAGAGCACCAGTTTCATAAATTCGTGGAGCTGAGTTTTTTAAACTCCACGAAATTAATAAAATTGGAgctgtaattttttaaattacgTAGTGtatctattttgtttttattttaaactaaaatatatagttttaactCTATTGTTATAGATTTTGTGGAGCTAAGCTTCACAAATTTAATGGAGCTAGAGCTCTGCTAAACACCCTCTAGAGTTTGTTTGTTAGAACTACAgctttaaaaattcttaaaataaGTATcattggctctaaaaatttatGAAGTTAAAGCTGAAtgtatattaaaatatttagatgagtcattttatttatattccagattaaaaatagatatttaaactaATTTATAATAACCTACCAATATTAGATCTGAGGCTAGCAGGAGCCTTAAAAAACATGGTCTAAATCTTCGTGCTCCAGCGTGTATATGAGTGCATTGATGCGAGTGATCGATGGGAGTTAATACGAGGCATAGGAATGTGCTTGACCCACGGTCAACCATTGGTGCTCGGTGGAGCAGCATGTCGCCATCACCATCTGCCGGGTGGCCATGGCCAAACGTACGAACAGACCACCTACTGCACCGGCTGCTCAACTGATTTCATTTTACTCATCTGCTAATCTCCATCCGTGAATTGGAAACAAAGATTCCGGGACTGTCTGTCTATGCATCGCAAAAACTGTACGATCAAATTTCGTGCTCTCAATGCTCCTTACGGACCCGACGAAATTCGACTAATTTCAAAGCAAATCCGGTGGCCACAAATTTGATGGATAAGAAGAAAATATCACTCGAGAAATAGGAGTGAGTACCAAAACTATTTCATTAAAGGGTACTATTTAGATTAGGATACATAATGGCACTAATGTTCAAGGTTGATGAGTGGactattttttttgtctttttctttttttagtctTTGATGTAAACTTCATTTATTGTAGCAATTTTGATAttacatttttttctaaaatagttTATAGATATCTAAAACTTTTCTCTGTTTTCGTTTACTTGTCACCAATAATTTATTGTAGCAATTTTGATATTGCATTTTTTCTACGAAAAGTCGTGAAATATGCTTTATTAGTATTGTATACTTTTAAGTATTCGtaaatattttgtaaaaaaatgtaTTGTCAAAATTACAATAGTATTTTATTGGTGATAAGTAAACGAAAACGGAGTTAGTATGGTTCTTGTTTCCAGTAGAAGGCCTTAAGGGTGACCTCACAGGTATCTAACTGTTGATTCTGATGCAGCTAGTGGAGTGTATGAAGAGTAGTTTAAGAAAATTAGTGATGTAGCTAAAGCAAATTAATAGTAAATTTGGTTTGAAAATGACAATATTTGACTAACTACTCATCATGCTCCAACGGGCAGGGTAAGGACATACCTCATGGACGGCTTCTTCTGCCACACCCACATTGCCTCATGGCACACCCTCCACAACATCATCTGCGGCAGCGCCGGCAAGATCGACAAGTGCCTCGAGATCGTCAGGGACCAGCTCACCTGCGACGTCACCGTCTACCATGGCAGGGACGACGAGCTCCTCCCGGTGCAATGCAGCTACGCGGTGAAGGCGAAGATCCCGCGCGCCCAGGTCAAGGTGATCGACGGCAAGGACCATGTCACCATTGTCGTTGGACGTCAGAAGGACCTGGCCAGGGAGCTGGAGGAGATCTGGGACAGGAAACGGTGACGATGCAGAGCGATACATAGGATAAAGAGATCACAGAGAGTGTTAAGAGGGCACCTCAGAATGAGTTTAACAGAAGGGTGGGTcttcgaagaagaagaagaagaacgcGACTGTAATGAGCAACAGGTTTCTGAATGAAGGCAACAGGAAGTGTAAGGGCAGAAGGGCTCGAGAGAAATGTGAAGGTTACCTAATTACATttacccttttctttttcattgtttttcttctcattcTCAAGTTTTCATATTGAAGGCTGAGAAAATTCTTGCCTGGTCCTGTGTATAATTATGATCAAATGATGAGTCGTTTCGGTTGTGATCCGTGACAGAATGTGAGATGATCAATTCGTGTAGCTTGTACCTTCTCTTCCCCTGTTTTTCTGGTCCATTCTTCCATCTTCTTTCCCATTCATGCATGTTATCTTAGATAAAGGAATGTTTTTATTCCGGCTTACGAGGTTTGCATCTAACAATTCATTATTACACGTTCGAGCTATAAGCTTAAAATAAAATACCAACAGATAGTATTGGGTTATAAGCTCAAAATACGAGAGAAAAGCATCAAAGACATAATCTATTAGAACATATCCACCCATGCTTGGCAAAAATCTCTATGATGATCATCTCTAAGGTGCGGTAAGCCCACTTCATTCTTACTCTCGTAATTTCTTTTTGAATAAGGAGCACAAACAGATTCAATATGTTTACCTAAATATTACCTGCATATAAGATTGTGATCgacatttataaaaaataatgccATTCCTGCTTAACCATATCACCTAACAGAGAGCAATTGTCCCAACCAAAATTTGAGGTCTCCATGTTGAGTCGACATTTTGTAGCTAACTTCCAAACAAATCAGCTTTACTAGTCGGTGGTTGTATTCCAAAAGCAATTTGTACTGTTCTCCAAATAAACTAAGCAAATTAATATTCGAAAAATAGATGATGGATAGTTTCCTTGTTACTACAAAAGCAATATTGTTCACTACCCTGCCAATTTCACTTAACTAGATTATCCTTTGTTAGAGTTACTCCTCTAATCAAATACCATCCAAAATCTGAATTTTTAGCGGGAGCTTAAGTTTCTACAGAAGCTTAGTAATATAAGAGGAGCAAATTTTGATTAAGTAAAGTAGTATACATATAACGAACAGAAAACAGACAACTCATGCATGTGCCGATGAGATTCAAGATTATATACCCTACAATACAAAATACCATTCATATACGGAGAGAAAAGGAGTATGAATTACCGAAATAGTAGTAGACCAGAAGATGCATTTCTTACATTAGATGTTCGATGCTTCCCCCTGCTGCCCATCTCAGTACCATCCTACGAAAGAATCTAATCAATGTGAAGCGGATCCAAAGACACCATAGGGAGATTGAACATTCACTTTATTCCCATGCCGTTGCTGCGAGTGGTCGAACTCAAATCTGGACTCCGAAAGATAAATTTCCACATCAACCTGCAGAGATTGAAAGCAGAGGTCACCACACCATACCTTGCTGTACCCTGTGCATGCATACACTGCCATGTCTCAGCAATGTCGTCTCACAATGGCGCCCATCAATGGCGCATATGCATGGACCCAACATGCTCACGGCACAGCAAAATACTAAATCACAGCGCACTGTCCAGCTCCTCTCCACCAACTGTTCAGTCGAGTTTCCCTACCTTTTATCTGATGGCAATAAGGAGCTGCTGCTACAGGAGGAGGACGATAAATATATAGATACACTGTCCCCAGATGGGGCCACAGCTCGCTGTACTTCCACAGATTCATTACAGCTGCCTGCAGAACAGAACGCTTCAAATCTAACAGCGATGCAAAGGAACCATTCATTCCAGTTCATATGCGAGGAAGGCTacagattgttttttttttctcagtaCGCAGGAAGGCTACGTGTCTTTATATTAAGAGTAGGAGAGAAACATGAGTTCTTACACAGCGACCAATTTAGGTCTTAGAACAGAGCGAATAGTTTAAGCTGATTAACTTATACCAAAGCGAAGACAACCGAGAGGAGCTAAGAACGTGTCATCTAAACCATCCTGCCAACGATCCGCAAGTGATGAAGAATGCTCCAATAGAGCTCCAGAGTTCCGCTTCTTGCCATACACGGGCCACCAATGCGTCCGAAGAGGTGTGATGGTTATTGAAAACCACGTCGTTTTGAGATAGCCAAATCGTCCAGCATGTGAGGAGGATTAGGGAGTTCAGTCCGGCGCATAGGTTGCCGTCGATGTGCTGTCTGAGTTCGGACCACCAATCCAACAAGGATAGTTCGTGATCAGACATCGGAACGCTCAAGACTCGCCACCAAATATCTTGCGCCAGATTGCAGTGAAGGAGAAGATGATCGATTGTTTCAGAAGCCTGCACGCAGTGTGAGCACAGATCCTCTTGTTGTAGCCCGCGCCGCTTTCTCCTGGCAGCCGTCCAGAGACGCCCATGGAGCATGAGCCAGCCAAAGAACTTTACCTTAGAAGGTGCCCAAGTCTTCCATAACAAGCTGGCGCCATCGAGTTGAATGGATCCCTAGAACATCATATGGTAAGCGGAACGAGCCGAATACTCGCCCGAGGAAGTCCATTTCCACCGCATTTGGTCCGGCTCAGAGTTTAAGGAAATGTCACCAAGCAAGGACCACAACTGCAGATATTGGTGGAGTGCTGGAAGCGTCAGAGGCCCAGTGAAATCATTGATCCATCGTCGTTCGGACAAACGCGAACTTGACTGTTCTATTCCGAGCAGAGCGAAGAACACAACCAAAAAGGTCTGGGGCAATGGAACGAATGGAGCGGCCATTGAGCCAAGCATCCTTCCAAAAATAGGTTGATTCTCCATTACCCACCTCGAAATCTGTCGAAGCGTCAAACAAAACGGCCACTTCTTTCTCATGTTGGATAGGAAGGCTGGCCCAAGGTTTGGTTTGATCTCTTCGTTGCCACCACAACCAACGTAAACGGAGAGCCATGTCGGCCAACCTGAGGTCTTGAATGCCCAGTCCAGTTAAAGATTGTAGTTTGAAACATCAAGTAAATCTAACAATAATGCAATGGTACGCAGTTCTTTTGCGTGTTCTCGAGAAAAATGTAAAGTAAATCCAGTATCTTCCACTTATTAATGACCCTGTCTTCAGATTCTCTATTATGTAATCAGTGTGCCTAAGCCAGCAGTATAGAAAAAGTCATGGATCTGACATGCCAATTGAAATGATTGATGCAGCCATGAAAAAGGTACATAATGCGCTACAGTGAACAGAAATCTGCTCATTGAATACAAGTACTCCCCATTTGAGGTGTTCCATTAATCCTCCCTCCCCTACCCATCCCCAAGCAAATGACGGACCACGGCCATGGACGGTGGACGCGTGTACTATTTAGGGTTCCTGCTGTTCAAGAACTGCACAAAGCGAAGCCTGCACAAGAACAAACATGAAAGTGAGCAACGCTGTAGCCACGTCACAACCGGCTGGTGCCTCTCAGGAGTGGTTCAAATTCAGATCCGTTCATGCCACTTGCTACTATACCTCAGTATAGACGTTGcagttgtgacttgtgagggCACGACAGGGACCTGGTTGTTCGTGCGAAACTAATCATGAATTTTGCATCCTGCACAAGAGTTCAGATGGCAATGTTAAGGAAATAATATCAGCTGCAGAAGGAAAAATACTTTGGATTGGATCTGGACATCGAATGGAATACCTGGACTCCTAGGCATCTCAAAGGGGCGGATTAAAATTGAGCCCTGAAGACATTTCCTACTGGATGTCCCTGCTCCGGCAGGACGAGCATAGAAAACTGTCGCAACATTTAACCAGTGAAGAGCACAATATACAAGAGAAAATGTGGTAACATCTACCTGCAGGGTAATGAAGCAAGTGAAAAGAAAGCAGTGATAAAATGTTCATATCACAGCTGATAAGGATGGTGAAGATTAAAAGAAGGCTAGTTGTACAAATCTTAAGCAAAAGAAAACTTTAGTCATAGACCTGTGCAGCAGCTCGAGCATCCTCGGCAGCAGCTTCTGCGCCATGCTCCACCTTAGGTTCCATACCATGACGTCGCTTTTGAGAAAGCGGGCTGCCATCAGAGCTTGAAGCTGTCACATTTTTCCAATTCTGTGTCCTTGTTCTCAGACTTCTTGTTTGTTTTGGGTGGTGAGTGGTTACTGGCAGATCTTGCACGCTGGCGCTGGGAAGCTACTTTATGATTTTCCAAAGTTGAGGAGGGTGTGGGAGGCGGGCATGAGAGAGGAGGGTAGCATGGATAACCGCAGGTGGGGCGCCTCGGCGAAGAGGGTGGGGTGGTAGCGGAGGAAGCGAGAACAAGGAAGAAGACGATGCTAGAGGATGACATGTAGCTCCcacttgaattttttatttagttagtgGCTATTATGTGGGATCCGCAAGGTGGCAATATTTTGTGACATGGATGCCACGTAGATGCCAAGTAAGCGAAACCAGGGCGGTTTTGGTCTCAGGTAGGTAAAGTGAATGGTTTTAATAGTTGAAGGGTGTTGGATATTTGAAATTTGAGTTCAAAGGGGATTTCAAACTAGGTAAAATAGACTTTGGGCCTTGGGTGAATAGGCTAACGCATGGATGGACTCTGAAGGCCTAGTTTGTAAGGCTGTAACGGTAACAGAAAAGCCCTTCATGTCCAGGTCGGCCTGGTCCATTTGCACCCATGGAATCAATGGGCCTTATCCATAGGATACCAAACTCTACCCACGACCCATATGATAACCCAAGGCCCAGAATCAATGCAGTGTGAAATAACACAAATtcctctagaaaaaaaaaacaatcttcTCTACTTTTATTTTAAGCGCAATAGCCATCTTAGTCCCTCATCTTTGCCTCGAGGCTCAAACTTGTCCCTCACCTATTAAACCAACCAGGTCAGTCCTCCAACTTTTCCTGTGGGGCTCATTGTCGTTCCTGATGGAGCACCACATGGCTTGCCAAATCAGCATTGAGTTGCTAGGGTTTTGCGGTGGCATGTACCCCTACTTTATTGTCACGTTCTAAAacattaattacataattaagcatatatAATCATCATGATATTATGAAATGAACTAATTAGTAAAGTTCCTGATATATAGCAAGTGCTACTTGTGCTTTGCAAGCTGAATTGTAAGTTGCACTagtttgttattttttaaataactaCAAGTATTTAAGGAAAAACAGAATTACATGGATTGTAATTTAAGTTGCACTACTTGTCAGAAATACGTACTATGACAGACCACCCCTAAGGAAGGGTGCGGCAGGTGCCCTAGCTACATAGGTAGCATTGGAGCTGGACAAATGAATAGATGTGTTTTACTCTAGGTCCATCGAAGACCTGACACCACTCGGGACAACACCATATTTAAATTGCAACATATGCGTGTGAAGAGTCCTATATATAATTAATCATTAATTAATATTAATTCTGTAATGCAGTTTGGTTTGCACGAACGATGACCTTGCTTGCATTTGGATGTCTGCATCCAACCAGCTAGCCTATTTGGGCTTGGCTGACAGAGAGATAAGATGTCTATAGTACTAGTATCTAGTTTAACGTTGACTTGACAATATAGTCAACTTAAGTAGGCTGTTAATTGGATTGTATGGCTATAGACTGCAACTTGCAATTACTATACAACCATGTGGCATGTGACGCGTGCCTTTTAATTCCAAGATGAACGCGTAGTCTCGTTGATCTCTGCATATATGTTTAATTTAATTGTTTGTACTGACTGTAGGTGGCTCCTTGTTGTATTAATTATGCGGTAATGAAGAAATGATCGAGCATTATACTTATGTTTTTTTAAGCAACAGCTGTAACCACAAATCTTAATTAATTAAACTCCATAGAACTGAAGTGACGTATGTATGCATTGCATTTTGGGATCAATTAGCTAATGCATTGGCAAACCTGGTCCATAGTCAGCAGCTGGATCGCTCAAGAAATGGGCTGGCCCATCACCGATTGTATAGTTATGACTTAGGATACATTCGGAGAAAATGAAACTTCCATGGAACAAAATTGTAAATTTCGAATTGAATCCTTTTGCATGAGATAGAAATAAGGAATTCCAGAGACCACCAAATTAAATGTGAATACCCGTCCTTGAAGCCTTAAATTCAAGTCTCTTGGCTCTTTTCATCTTTCTCACAGATTAAGAATTATTTGTTAAAGTTTGGATAAACCATTGCTTCGTCTGGTGTCCACAATACATTTAACTTAGATAGTACTAATTTCATTTTTACCATATCAAAAAACTTTATGTTGAAAAGGAAAATTTATAGATCCAATGTCATATTTAGTAAAAATTTATGATACATGTATATGACGCACTTAATGtgtacaaacttgtccaacagATGTATTAGAAATGATATCTTAGGATGGATGTAAAGCCAAGCAAATTGTTTCTACGCCGAGAACTGAAGATCGTGTGGGTTGTAAGAGATGTAAATCCATCTGCCCAGCAGATTTTTTATATGTCTGCGTTTATTTAGGACCTGAAACAACCCACAACCTGGCTCTATCTTATTAATACATTACAAAAAACTCCACTTTAATCGTCTGATTTCTCTTTACCAAAGAAGCATATGCTCAAAATAATCGAGCATAACCTTTTCTGATCAAAATATATCTTGTCTTTATTACTTTACCATGAATTATTTTCCTTGGTTAACAATAATGGTTGTTTTCCCGATATTTACAGGttcattaattttctttttacctcataaagaaaacaaaatcGTTAGGTGGTATACTATATCTATTtgtttattatattttaaatggGTAAATGTTTTCGATTTCCACTAGAGATTAGTAATCGATGGACTTTCATTatgatctctttttttttccaggaTTTATCACTACTTTAGCTAATTTAGCTGCTTGGCCAATTACCTAGAATTCATGATTATTCTATTTCCTGATGCTAGCAATGTATAGCGGTCAAATAGGGTTATTTTCTTCATGATaccttttactttttttttatcacgtGCGAGGTAGAATTAATTCATGTTTACTTACTTTATACATgtgaggggggggggttggAGAGACGTCTGTATTTAGGTACCAAGTTTAATTTGTATAATGCAAGcggttctattttttttctttattgtaGTTATGGGTGTGGGCTTATATGGTTCTAATGAACCAAGATTAGATTTTGCATGATTGATTAATCAATCTTTTCATCGAGAAATGCGAATCGgaaagagtgaaaaaaaaaatcctatactGCTCTCTTTTTAATAagaaatgtaaaataaaaaagtgaagTAGGGGTATTTGATCTTGCCTCCTGTCCCATCTTGTATCAacgaaatttttttataaagaaaataaacaataaATTTATTCATTCATTGAACCCAAGTTTGGAAGTAACGGAACTTGCTTGTAGCTTCCACCTTGACAGAAGAGTGCCCTGACCAATTGAAGTGTAATCCTGCTTAGGTGTATGACATACCTATTTTTAAATAGaactataaattttttttatctatctgTCGTACTCTAAGAAATAGACGAATCATATACTATATACCCACGTAGGATATCTGGGGACAGTGAGAGTGTCATAACTAGTATGTCGCGATTTTTTAACcctaaaaataaatgataatctatcttttaataagaaaaatatttttttataagaaaagaATCAGAGAGATATGGATTTGAAAAGAATTCCTTGTCTCTTTTTCTCTATTTCTAtggatcatatattttttatctgaaagaatttttttgatttAGTTCATATTCACGAAGCCTAGATTTTTGGGCATAATTCCTATCTCGGTCACGGGCTCACGGCTTCTACCTTCTTCCTGTCGCACGCGTCGCCGATTCGACAGCCGAAGCTCTCGGTCTCGGCTTCTACATTCCGTACATGGCCTTCCCATCGTGTCATGGACTTGGGCTTGGGCCGGATAGTGGGCTGGACGGCAAAGGCTGTTGTGGCCTATTCGGCCGGGAGGCAACAACAGTATTTGTGAAGGCATCGTCAGCATCGAGAATTTTTTAGgctttttaaaattaatattttaaaaatagcatatgagaTACTAAATTTCTAAAAACTAGTATTTTTTATCACGTTAAAGTATATGACATGACTCGTAACTGTGTCACGTCACTGCAAGTGGTGTAACCAAGGTAACTACACTGACATCTCGTCACGGTGCCTTGCCATATGACACTTTTTGTCACGCTAAAGTACATAACGTGATTCACATCTTAGTCACACCATATACATTAGCGCGACTATATGGTTAGTCACATCATATATTTTGGTATGACAAAAATATCTAGCTTCTAAAAATTTAGTGTCCCATATATCATTtctaaaatattaattttaaaagagttaaaataaaaaaaatcccaagACATAAAAGAACATATTTACCCGAACGACATCTCTCCTTCTACCTGTGGGCTGTGTGTGACTCCTGTCCTCCCTCTgacctctctctcctccattCCCAAATCGGAAATGCTGGGAAGCAGACGTTGTAGCATCGGACGTTCGATTGGGTCAGTTCATGTACTCGGattcaaaaatattatctatttgagttaatttATGTGTTCTCGTATCTCTAATAGCTTAGACATTTATgtttaatgtttcagatgttatgaaaatttattataatagttatttttatatgttgcatcttgaaattttttacgtacaaattcatatgaaaaaattatccattaaAGTTAATTCTTATATTTTCGTATCTCTCATGTTTCAgatattcaaatttaatgtttcagacgttataaaaatttgttgcaatagttattttcatatgttgcATCCCAGAATCTGCATATAGATTCAGGCCGAAAAAATTATAcatttgagttaatttctatattttcgcatcttcaatgtttcagacgttataaAAACTTTTGCCatagttattttttataatacacCCAATTCTACACAACATATATTTTCATGCAATATAACGGGATATTGCGATGAGAATTTTCCTCTCGGAATCGGATATATACAACGAGCTATTTcggtatattttttttctgcaaACGTTAACTTTAGATATTAAAAACGTTATTTTTAATATTGCAACGAACTATTAAAACGTCCAATAGATCCAACGTCCGGACACTAACATCTCCCTTCCCAAAACCCCTTCTCCTCTCTGCTgccctcttcttcccggtccCGTAGAGCTTCTCCTTCCTCTGATTGTATCTCTATTATTGTATTTGGACCTCAAC is a genomic window of Phragmites australis chromosome 24, lpPhrAust1.1, whole genome shotgun sequence containing:
- the LOC133906956 gene encoding probable lysophospholipase BODYGUARD 1, producing the protein MRPSSIHSPATAASSSSPPTLHYHHQSTTFTRLGALLQALLVSAFLTGPRRRQAYVGMGAATRSALASTGRVANEAVSFVVFMLLDVLEVLLCIVYKVADYVVEGAWRPCYCSRSSSASAAAGATGKIVVSERGGSKVVSMLSATRLHLEDISDTLYTRPSVLACAAATASASSSSPRRSVRVPSTPAGVTVHSAIVQMLRGKIGVGDGKHKPYPSTRWSDCHCANCNPADTDRLFVHVEAPQDGAATEEDVLFIHGFISSSGFWTETVLPNVSPEARARRRLFAVDLLGFGRSPKPADSLYTLREHVEMIERSVIERHGVKSFHIVAHSLGSILALALAVKYPAAVKSLTLVAPPYFPVPRGEVGTQYVLRKVAPRRVWPPIAFGASVACWYEHLSRAVSIVLCKHHRLWELAFRVFTLYRVRTYLMDGFFCHTHIASWHTLHNIICGSAGKIDKCLEIVRDQLTCDVTVYHGRDDELLPVQCSYAVKAKIPRAQVKVIDGKDHVTIVVGRQKDLARELEEIWDRKR